The following proteins are co-located in the Imtechella halotolerans genome:
- a CDS encoding Fic family protein: MSEAKFIDYNLKLIEPSFDSLLTDLIIELDYLRKKPLGGSTHPRVFFQLKHIFHTLESIGSARIEGNNTTIAEYIETKLDDTQNASSNIREIQNIEKAMEFIEENIIDYPINKAFLRELHKMIVKDLLPPPNGEGDRTPGEYRKINLKINKSNHLPPDSLLVNDYMDELLDFINKDDSPKYDLLKAAIAHHRFVWVHPFGNGNGRTVRLFTYAMLVKTGFNVNVGRIINPTAVFCSNRNDYYEKLSIADTGTTEGILEWCEYVLKGLKEEIEKIDKLSDYDYLKKEILLPTIAHSLERQYITDVEAKILKRVVEHQVIQASDLKDIFQGKASAEVSRQIRRLIDKKMLMPEVEGGRKYVIRFDNNFLLRGIIKTLDVKGFLPVRD; the protein is encoded by the coding sequence ATGTCCGAAGCAAAATTTATAGATTATAATTTAAAATTAATTGAACCGTCATTTGATTCTTTATTAACGGATTTAATTATTGAATTAGATTATTTAAGAAAAAAACCTTTAGGAGGTTCAACACATCCGAGAGTTTTCTTTCAGCTAAAGCATATTTTCCATACTTTAGAGAGTATTGGCTCAGCAAGAATTGAAGGGAATAACACTACAATTGCTGAGTATATTGAAACTAAACTAGACGATACGCAAAATGCATCCTCCAATATTCGAGAAATTCAGAATATTGAAAAAGCAATGGAGTTTATTGAGGAAAACATAATAGACTATCCAATAAATAAAGCTTTTTTAAGGGAATTGCACAAGATGATAGTTAAGGATTTACTACCTCCACCAAATGGAGAAGGTGACCGTACACCAGGGGAATATAGAAAAATTAATTTAAAAATAAATAAGTCAAATCATTTACCACCTGATTCATTACTTGTGAATGATTACATGGATGAATTATTGGATTTTATAAATAAGGATGATAGTCCAAAATATGATTTATTAAAAGCTGCAATAGCACATCATCGCTTTGTTTGGGTTCACCCTTTTGGAAATGGTAATGGAAGAACAGTAAGGTTATTTACATATGCAATGCTAGTTAAAACTGGATTTAATGTAAATGTTGGACGTATTATAAATCCAACAGCAGTATTTTGTAGCAATAGAAATGATTATTATGAAAAACTATCTATTGCTGATACAGGAACAACTGAAGGGATTTTGGAATGGTGTGAATATGTTTTAAAAGGTCTGAAAGAAGAAATTGAGAAAATAGATAAGCTAAGCGATTACGATTATCTAAAAAAGGAAATCTTATTGCCTACTATTGCACATTCATTGGAAAGACAATATATAACTGATGTTGAAGCAAAGATTTTAAAACGAGTAGTTGAACATCAAGTAATCCAAGCTTCTGATTTAAAAGATATATTTCAAGGCAAGGCAAGTGCTGAGGTGTCAAGGCAAATCCGAAGGTTGATTGATAAAAAAATGTTGATGCCCGAAGTCGAGGGAGGACGTAAATATGTAATTAGGTTTGATAATAATTTCCTATTACGGGGAATAATCAAAACATTAGATGTTAAAGGTTTCTTGCCAGTAAGAGACTAA